The following proteins are co-located in the Desulfonatronum thiodismutans genome:
- a CDS encoding class I SAM-dependent methyltransferase: MSHEQQSRPSELLQSWARLLDPNHIPGPVLDQACGDGHNGIFAARHGLEVICCDRSRPALRRARREAGAQGVRIRLWWTDLETADRAPLPENTFGAVLVFRYLHRPLIPEIRRAVRPGGYVIYETFTVGQPQFGPPRNPDHLLKPGELGEWFRDWEVLHRFEGVLTDPDRAMARIVARKPSD, encoded by the coding sequence ATGAGTCATGAACAGCAAAGCCGGCCATCCGAGCTGCTTCAGTCCTGGGCGCGGCTGCTTGATCCGAATCATATCCCCGGGCCGGTTCTGGATCAGGCCTGCGGAGATGGGCATAATGGGATATTCGCGGCCCGACACGGCCTGGAGGTGATTTGCTGCGACCGGTCCCGGCCCGCCCTGCGGCGGGCGCGGAGGGAGGCCGGGGCCCAGGGGGTGCGGATCAGGTTGTGGTGGACGGACCTGGAGACAGCGGACAGAGCTCCGTTGCCGGAAAACACGTTCGGCGCGGTGCTGGTCTTCCGCTACCTGCACAGGCCGTTGATCCCGGAAATCCGTCGGGCCGTGCGCCCTGGCGGATATGTGATCTACGAGACCTTCACCGTGGGCCAGCCCCAATTCGGCCCCCCACGCAACCCGGATCATCTGCTCAAGCCGGGAGAATTGGGGGAGTGGTTCAGGGACTGGGAGGTGCTGCATCGGTTCGAGGGCGTCCTCACCGACCCGGACCGGGCCATGGCCCGAATCGTGGCCCGTAAACCGAGCGATTGA
- the hisS gene encoding histidine--tRNA ligase, with the protein MTMIQSGKGFVDLFPPKSDLFTSIEATARDVFAGYGCRELRTPIIEYTELFVRGIGDETDVVQKEMYSFPDRKGRSMTLRPEATAGVLRACIQHKLLRQDEVLKFFTLGPMFRYERPQMGRQRQFHQINVEILGSASHLVDVDMLFMLHRFLSEIGLTGLEYQLNSLGCAACRPTFRAALEDYLRDVDQTGLCEDCRRRMTTNPLRVLDCKVPGCKALTTGAPVITDHNCDSCRVHFDAVTDLLGRSRLQVTLNPLLVRGLDYYQRTTFEVVSTSIGAQSSVAGGGRYDGLVKQLGGPDVPGIGFACGLERLAMLAPEQPDPGVDVYIAVHAEPLLEKALEIAQVLRGQRFSVEFPYAFRSLKSQMRSANKAGARFALMLDPDGAAQCTVAVKDMRDGEQFVLSEADLPSQLLSRMAGGA; encoded by the coding sequence ATGACCATGATACAAAGCGGCAAAGGATTCGTGGACCTTTTTCCGCCGAAAAGCGATCTGTTCACCTCCATAGAGGCCACGGCCCGGGACGTGTTCGCCGGGTATGGCTGCCGGGAATTGCGTACGCCGATCATCGAGTACACGGAACTCTTCGTGCGGGGCATCGGCGACGAGACAGACGTGGTCCAGAAAGAAATGTACTCCTTTCCGGACCGCAAGGGCCGCTCCATGACGCTGCGGCCCGAGGCCACCGCCGGAGTGCTGCGGGCCTGCATCCAGCACAAGCTGCTGCGCCAGGACGAGGTGCTCAAGTTCTTTACCCTGGGCCCCATGTTCCGCTACGAGCGCCCGCAGATGGGCCGCCAGCGCCAGTTTCATCAGATCAACGTCGAAATACTGGGATCAGCCTCCCACCTCGTGGACGTGGACATGCTGTTCATGCTCCACCGCTTTCTCTCGGAAATCGGCCTGACCGGCCTGGAGTACCAGCTCAACAGCCTGGGCTGCGCCGCCTGCCGACCGACGTTCAGAGCCGCCCTGGAGGACTATCTCCGGGACGTGGACCAGACGGGCCTGTGTGAGGACTGCCGGCGGCGGATGACCACCAATCCCCTGCGCGTGCTGGACTGCAAGGTTCCCGGATGCAAGGCCTTGACCACGGGCGCGCCGGTGATCACGGATCATAACTGCGACTCCTGCCGGGTGCATTTTGACGCCGTGACGGACCTGCTGGGCCGCTCCCGGCTCCAGGTCACGCTCAATCCCCTGCTGGTCCGCGGCCTGGATTACTACCAGCGCACGACCTTCGAAGTGGTCTCCACGAGCATCGGTGCCCAGTCCTCGGTGGCCGGGGGCGGTCGCTACGACGGCTTGGTCAAACAGCTCGGCGGCCCGGACGTGCCGGGCATCGGCTTTGCCTGCGGTCTGGAACGTCTGGCCATGCTGGCCCCCGAGCAGCCGGATCCCGGGGTGGACGTGTACATTGCCGTGCATGCCGAACCCCTTCTGGAAAAAGCCCTGGAGATCGCCCAGGTTCTGCGCGGCCAACGCTTTTCCGTGGAGTTCCCCTACGCCTTCCGCAGCCTGAAAAGCCAGATGCGCTCCGCGAACAAGGCCGGGGCCCGCTTCGCGCTGATGCTTGATCCGGATGGAGCGGCCCAGTGCACCGTAGCGGTCAAGGACATGCGCGACGGTGAACAGTTCGTCCTGTCCGAAGCGGATTTGCCCTCACAATTGCTGAGCCGGATGGCGGGCGGCGCGTAG
- a CDS encoding molybdopterin-guanine dinucleotide biosynthesis protein MobB: MTTRAMGFVGFHKSGKTTLVTQVAKYLRDQGHRVGIIKSSHHPFDLGGTDTDKLAGTGCPVAGINPDQTMVVLPQAMPVTAAWSLLDADILLVEGGKKLTFLPRIILPRTEPGSADDPAALADGLALAAWEQERTTGLPVCAAVEEVADLVLQRGFLFPALNCGACGREDCGGLARDVVAGRAVPEDCKAVEDAFAVRVNGVPLGMNPFVARIMASTLRGMLCQLKGYAPGAIDVHLGPASGGAS; encoded by the coding sequence ATGACCACGCGAGCCATGGGCTTCGTCGGTTTTCATAAATCCGGCAAAACAACCTTGGTGACCCAGGTGGCCAAATATTTGCGCGACCAGGGGCACCGGGTGGGGATCATCAAAAGCAGCCATCATCCTTTTGATCTGGGCGGGACGGATACGGACAAACTGGCCGGGACCGGATGTCCCGTAGCCGGGATCAATCCGGACCAGACCATGGTCGTGCTGCCCCAGGCCATGCCGGTGACGGCCGCCTGGTCCCTGCTGGACGCGGACATACTCCTGGTGGAAGGCGGCAAGAAGCTGACCTTCCTGCCCCGGATCATTTTGCCGCGAACCGAGCCCGGTTCCGCGGACGATCCCGCCGCCTTGGCCGACGGCCTGGCCCTGGCCGCCTGGGAGCAAGAGAGGACGACGGGCCTGCCTGTCTGCGCAGCCGTGGAGGAGGTCGCGGATTTGGTGCTGCAGCGCGGTTTTTTATTTCCGGCGCTGAATTGCGGGGCTTGCGGGCGAGAGGACTGCGGGGGGCTGGCCCGGGACGTGGTGGCCGGAAGGGCCGTTCCCGAGGATTGCAAGGCAGTTGAGGACGCCTTTGCCGTGCGCGTCAACGGCGTTCCCTTGGGCATGAATCCGTTCGTGGCCAGGATCATGGCCTCAACCCTGCGTGGCATGTTGTGTCAGCTTAAGGGCTACGCACCCGGGGCCATTGACGTTCATCTCGGCCCGGCATCCGGAGGGGCGTCATGA
- a CDS encoding type I restriction-modification system subunit M gives MTGYCLPTRPFFGHHDACGLIIRDRLAIRLMTNNNSRGKSLESWIWEAACSIRGAKDAPKYKDFILPLIFTKRLCDVFDDEVNRIAAEVGSRKKAFQLVKADHKLVRFYLPLLPEDPEEPVWSIIRKLSDRIGEGVTTHMRAIAKENPRLQGIIDRVDFNATTHGQRDIDDDRLSNLIEAISTKRLGLEDVEADIIGKSYEYLIRKFAEGGGQSAGEFYTPPEVGVIMSKVLQPEPGMEIYDPTCGSGGLLIKCEIAMEEAAKGRKRTVAPLKLYGQEYTADTWAMANMNMIIHDMEGEIEIGDTFKNPKFRNKQGRLRTFDRVVANPMWNQDWFTEADYDNDELDRFPAAAGFPGKSSADWGWVQHMHASLNEKGRAAVVLDTGAASRGSGNAGTNKEKTVRQWFVDHDLIESVLYLPENLFYNTTAPGIILFLNKAKPKERRGKILLVNASQVFEKGDPKNFIPDEGIQRIADTLIGWKEEEKLSRIVDHAELKKNDYNISPSRYIHTSDAETYRPITEIVAELKVIEAEAKETDKALNNILRQLGIDA, from the coding sequence TTGACCGGCTACTGCTTGCCGACGCGGCCATTCTTCGGCCATCACGATGCATGTGGACTGATCATCCGGGATCGGTTAGCTATCCGCCTAATGACAAACAATAACAGTAGAGGCAAATCCCTCGAATCCTGGATCTGGGAGGCGGCCTGCTCTATCCGTGGCGCCAAGGATGCACCGAAGTATAAGGATTTCATTCTGCCGCTGATCTTTACCAAGCGGCTGTGCGATGTCTTCGATGACGAGGTCAATCGCATCGCGGCGGAGGTCGGTTCGCGCAAAAAGGCCTTCCAGCTGGTCAAGGCCGATCACAAGCTGGTGCGCTTCTATCTCCCCCTGCTGCCGGAAGACCCGGAAGAACCGGTCTGGTCGATCATCCGCAAACTCTCCGACAGGATCGGCGAAGGCGTCACCACCCACATGCGGGCCATCGCCAAGGAAAACCCTCGCTTGCAGGGCATCATCGACCGCGTCGACTTCAACGCCACCACCCACGGCCAGCGGGATATCGACGACGACCGGCTCTCCAACCTGATCGAAGCGATCAGCACCAAACGCCTCGGACTCGAGGACGTCGAGGCCGACATCATCGGCAAGAGCTACGAATACCTGATCCGCAAGTTCGCCGAGGGCGGCGGCCAGAGCGCCGGCGAGTTCTACACCCCGCCGGAAGTCGGCGTCATCATGTCAAAGGTGCTTCAGCCGGAGCCCGGCATGGAGATCTACGATCCCACCTGCGGTTCCGGCGGGCTGCTCATCAAGTGCGAAATCGCCATGGAAGAGGCGGCCAAAGGCAGGAAGCGCACCGTCGCCCCGCTCAAGCTCTACGGCCAGGAATACACCGCCGACACCTGGGCCATGGCCAACATGAACATGATCATCCACGACATGGAAGGCGAGATCGAGATCGGCGACACCTTCAAGAACCCCAAATTCCGCAACAAGCAGGGCAGACTCCGCACCTTCGACCGCGTCGTGGCCAATCCCATGTGGAACCAGGACTGGTTCACCGAGGCCGACTACGACAACGACGAACTCGACCGCTTCCCGGCGGCGGCCGGCTTCCCCGGCAAATCCTCCGCCGACTGGGGCTGGGTCCAGCACATGCACGCCAGCCTGAATGAAAAAGGCCGCGCCGCCGTGGTCCTGGACACCGGCGCGGCATCCCGAGGATCGGGAAATGCCGGCACCAACAAGGAAAAGACCGTCCGCCAATGGTTCGTCGACCACGACCTCATCGAGAGCGTCCTCTACCTGCCCGAAAACCTCTTCTACAACACCACCGCCCCGGGCATTATCCTGTTCCTGAACAAGGCCAAGCCCAAGGAGCGCCGGGGCAAGATCCTGCTGGTCAACGCATCCCAGGTCTTCGAAAAAGGCGACCCCAAGAACTTCATCCCGGATGAGGGTATCCAGCGCATCGCCGACACCCTCATCGGGTGGAAAGAAGAGGAAAAACTCAGCCGCATCGTCGATCACGCCGAGTTGAAAAAGAACGACTACAACATCTCTCCCAGCCGCTACATCCACACCTCGGATGCTGAAACCTACCGGCCCATCACCGAAATCGTCGCGGAACTCAAGGTCATCGAAGCCGAGGCAAAAGAGACCGACAAGGCCCTTAATAACATCCTCAGGCAACTCGGAATCGACGCATGA
- a CDS encoding carbamate kinase produces MPNSNLVVIAVGGNSLISEKEKVTVEDQYEAIRETVRHVADVIEAGHQVCVTHGNGPQVGFILRRSEIARKVAGMHPVPLPSCVADTQGAIGWQIQQALSNELRRRGLGATNRGMAVSVVTQVLVDVDDPAFADPDKFVGEVFQEADLPVLREEYPHWVLKPDRGRGWRRVVPSPRPLEIVELPVIRSLLEQGFNVVAVGGGGVPVVRGEDGELRGVAAVIDKDLATGLLATALGADLLVVSTAVPKVSLNYGAPDQMDLDDVTVEEMRTYLAQGHFPPGSMGPKIAAAIDFLAKGGKEVVITSPENLRNALESGGGTRIFPYRPTRLSVGQSS; encoded by the coding sequence ATGCCCAACTCCAATCTGGTCGTCATTGCCGTGGGCGGCAATTCGCTGATCAGCGAAAAGGAAAAGGTCACGGTGGAGGATCAGTACGAGGCCATCCGGGAGACCGTGCGCCACGTCGCCGACGTCATCGAAGCGGGCCACCAGGTCTGCGTCACCCACGGCAACGGTCCCCAGGTGGGCTTTATCCTGCGGCGTTCGGAGATCGCCCGGAAGGTGGCCGGGATGCATCCCGTGCCGCTGCCTTCCTGCGTGGCGGACACCCAGGGCGCCATCGGCTGGCAGATCCAGCAGGCCCTGTCCAACGAGTTGCGCCGTCGCGGCCTGGGTGCGACCAACCGCGGCATGGCCGTGAGCGTGGTCACCCAGGTTTTGGTGGACGTGGACGACCCGGCCTTCGCCGACCCGGACAAGTTCGTGGGCGAGGTTTTTCAAGAGGCGGACCTGCCCGTTTTGCGCGAGGAGTATCCGCACTGGGTGCTCAAGCCGGACCGGGGCCGGGGATGGCGGCGGGTCGTGCCCAGCCCCAGGCCGCTGGAGATCGTTGAACTGCCCGTGATCCGCTCCTTGCTGGAGCAAGGTTTCAACGTGGTGGCCGTGGGCGGTGGAGGCGTGCCTGTGGTTCGCGGCGAGGACGGAGAGCTGCGTGGAGTGGCCGCAGTCATCGACAAGGATTTGGCCACCGGCCTGCTGGCCACGGCCCTGGGCGCGGACCTGCTGGTGGTTTCCACTGCCGTACCCAAAGTCAGCCTGAACTACGGGGCTCCGGATCAAATGGACCTGGACGACGTTACGGTGGAGGAGATGCGGACCTACCTGGCCCAGGGGCATTTCCCTCCCGGAAGCATGGGGCCGAAGATCGCGGCGGCCATCGACTTTCTCGCCAAGGGAGGCAAGGAGGTGGTTATTACCAGCCCGGAGAACCTGAGGAACGCCCTGGAGTCCGGCGGCGGAACGCGCATTTTCCCATATCGGCCGACTCGGCTTTCGGTCGGACAATCGTCGTAG
- a CDS encoding molybdopterin molybdotransferase MoeA, with product MKESFFQVVSISRFVEALKTFPRTATLEREIAEAFGMVLAEPVVAAEDLPLMHRSCVDGYAVRAADTFGASESNPTYLDLALTVAIETPSDVVLEPGTCARITTGGCLPQGADAVVMVEQTLEMGGQGTSVSVGGLGGATIEVHKTLSPWDNVMLRGEDVQAGETLLQPGTRLDGARIGLLAALGYSRVRVHAPVTVGILSTGDEVVAVDQPVRPGLVRDVNSHTLAALTQAAGARAVRLGLVRDDLQALAAALEKGLKECDVVLVSGGSSVGTRDHSLEALERLPGGEILAHGVAMSPGKPTILARTETDSGFKAVLGLPGQVASAQVVMQVLVLPFLAHLQGLDHAFDLGPLETVPARLSRNVASRQGRTDFVRVALSRVADGGLTATPVLGKSGLLKTLLQAQGLMEIPENREGFTAGTEVLVRPLV from the coding sequence ATGAAGGAGTCATTTTTTCAGGTCGTTTCCATCTCCCGGTTCGTCGAGGCCCTGAAGACTTTTCCCCGCACCGCGACCCTGGAACGGGAAATCGCCGAAGCCTTCGGCATGGTCCTGGCCGAGCCCGTGGTCGCGGCCGAGGATCTGCCCTTGATGCACCGCTCCTGCGTGGACGGTTACGCGGTGCGGGCCGCGGACACCTTCGGAGCCTCCGAGTCCAACCCGACGTATCTGGACCTGGCCCTTACCGTGGCCATCGAGACCCCGTCCGACGTCGTCTTGGAACCGGGAACCTGCGCCCGGATCACCACCGGCGGGTGTCTGCCCCAGGGCGCGGACGCCGTGGTCATGGTCGAGCAGACCCTGGAGATGGGGGGGCAAGGAACATCGGTTTCCGTGGGCGGGTTGGGCGGCGCGACCATTGAGGTCCACAAAACCCTGTCCCCCTGGGACAACGTGATGCTCCGCGGCGAGGACGTCCAGGCCGGAGAGACGCTGCTTCAGCCCGGTACGCGCCTGGACGGGGCCAGGATCGGCCTGCTGGCGGCCCTGGGATATTCGCGGGTCCGGGTCCATGCCCCGGTCACCGTAGGCATCCTGTCCACCGGCGACGAGGTGGTGGCCGTGGACCAGCCGGTGCGGCCCGGGCTGGTCCGGGACGTCAATTCACATACTCTCGCGGCCCTGACCCAGGCCGCCGGAGCCAGGGCCGTGCGCCTCGGGCTGGTCCGGGACGACCTGCAAGCCCTGGCCGCGGCTTTGGAAAAGGGGCTGAAGGAGTGTGACGTGGTTCTGGTTTCCGGAGGCAGCTCCGTGGGAACCAGGGATCACTCCCTGGAAGCCCTGGAACGGCTGCCCGGCGGGGAGATCCTGGCCCACGGCGTGGCCATGAGTCCCGGCAAGCCGACGATTCTGGCCCGGACGGAAACGGATTCCGGTTTCAAGGCGGTTCTCGGCCTGCCCGGCCAGGTGGCCAGCGCCCAGGTGGTGATGCAGGTCCTGGTCCTGCCCTTCCTGGCCCATCTCCAGGGCCTGGATCACGCCTTCGACCTCGGCCCCCTGGAGACAGTTCCGGCCCGCCTGTCCCGGAACGTGGCCTCCCGGCAGGGCCGCACCGACTTTGTCCGGGTCGCCCTGAGCCGGGTCGCGGACGGCGGCCTCACGGCCACTCCGGTCCTGGGCAAATCCGGCCTGCTGAAAACCCTGCTCCAGGCCCAGGGGCTGATGGAGATTCCGGAGAACCGGGAAGGGTTCACCGCCGGAACCGAGGTCCTGGTTCGGCCGCTGGTTTGA
- the tmk gene encoding dTMP kinase, with amino-acid sequence MLITFEGIEGCGKSTQSRMVLDHLQQRGVPALWTRQPGGCDLGGRLRALLLGREGDGLTPLSELFLYLADRAQHVAEVIRPALAAGTVVLCDRFTDSTVAYQGYGRGLDVSLIHRLNAVAVDGCLPDLTLILDLPVETGLTRARTRNADQGQTESEGRFEAEETAFHQRIRDGYLTLAAENPDRYAVIPAQGEPEEVFGRVWPMVCSRLGIAEHLM; translated from the coding sequence ATGCTCATCACGTTCGAAGGTATAGAGGGCTGCGGCAAGAGTACGCAGAGTCGGATGGTGCTCGACCATCTCCAGCAACGAGGCGTTCCGGCGCTCTGGACGCGGCAGCCGGGAGGCTGCGACCTGGGGGGGCGGTTGCGGGCTTTGTTGTTGGGGCGGGAAGGCGACGGGCTGACGCCGCTGAGCGAATTGTTCCTGTACCTGGCCGACCGGGCCCAGCACGTGGCCGAGGTGATCCGCCCGGCCTTGGCCGCGGGCACGGTGGTGCTCTGCGACCGGTTCACGGACTCCACCGTGGCCTATCAAGGCTACGGGCGGGGGCTGGACGTCTCCCTGATCCACCGGCTCAACGCCGTGGCCGTGGACGGCTGCCTGCCAGATCTGACCCTGATCCTGGACCTGCCCGTGGAAACCGGCCTTACCCGGGCCCGAACCCGCAACGCGGACCAAGGCCAAACCGAAAGCGAAGGCCGGTTCGAGGCCGAAGAGACGGCCTTTCACCAACGCATCCGGGACGGCTACCTGACTTTGGCCGCGGAAAATCCTGACCGCTACGCCGTGATTCCGGCGCAAGGCGAGCCGGAAGAGGTCTTTGGGCGGGTTTGGCCGATGGTGTGCTCCAGGCTGGGAATCGCCGAGCATCTGATGTAA
- a CDS encoding Hsp20/alpha crystallin family protein yields MSKDIAQTEAKGLPRMKPATDILETGDGFFIYVDMPGVRKEDLVIDLSDDELRIGGKSAYHGVANENRIHVEFGNVEYTRAFTLSHIVDREKIKATLKNGVLELHLPKAEKALPRKIQVELE; encoded by the coding sequence ATGAGCAAAGATATCGCCCAAACAGAGGCCAAGGGATTGCCGAGGATGAAGCCGGCCACCGACATCCTGGAAACCGGCGACGGATTCTTCATCTATGTGGATATGCCCGGGGTGCGCAAGGAGGATCTGGTCATCGACCTCTCGGACGACGAACTGCGCATCGGCGGCAAGTCCGCCTACCATGGAGTAGCCAACGAGAACCGGATTCACGTGGAATTCGGCAATGTGGAATACACCCGGGCCTTCACCCTGTCGCACATCGTGGACCGAGAAAAGATCAAGGCAACCCTGAAGAACGGCGTTCTGGAGCTGCATCTGCCCAAGGCGGAGAAAGCCCTGCCCCGCAAGATTCAGGTGGAGCTGGAATAA
- a CDS encoding Hsp20/alpha crystallin family protein: MLNRFFPVLRPKGNVESTRQPDLFSMMEPFFSSPFPARESFGKMMPAVDVSETEQAVLVNAELPGLGAEDVELHVENNYLVLRGEKKEEREEKKKNAVHRECSYGRFSRSIPLPTEVQSDKVTAKFKNGVLKVTLPKSEKARTKRISIES; encoded by the coding sequence ATGTTGAATCGCTTCTTTCCCGTGTTGCGACCCAAAGGCAATGTCGAGAGTACGCGACAACCGGATTTGTTCAGCATGATGGAGCCGTTTTTCTCGTCTCCGTTTCCAGCCAGGGAATCATTTGGAAAAATGATGCCCGCGGTGGACGTATCCGAAACCGAACAGGCCGTGCTGGTGAATGCCGAACTGCCGGGCTTGGGGGCTGAGGACGTGGAACTGCACGTTGAAAACAACTATCTGGTTCTGCGCGGCGAGAAGAAAGAGGAACGAGAGGAGAAAAAGAAAAATGCCGTGCATCGCGAATGCTCCTACGGCAGATTCAGCCGCTCCATCCCCTTGCCGACGGAAGTCCAGTCCGACAAGGTCACGGCCAAATTCAAGAACGGGGTGCTGAAGGTCACTCTGCCCAAAAGCGAAAAGGCCCGGACCAAGCGCATTTCCATCGAAAGCTGA
- the aspS gene encoding aspartate--tRNA ligase, whose product MTETTPQRECEALGDWRRSHHCSQLRIDDTDREVCLMGWVQFRRDHGGLIFIDLRDLHGRTQVVFNPEINAEAHARAHVLRSEYVLAIQGVVRARPEGMRNPGLPTGDVEVEVRSWKLLNSAKTPPFPIEDRVEVTESTRLEYRYLDLRRPQCTRNLILRHKATQAFRSFLNQEGFLELETPILTKSTPEGARDFLVPSRMNPGSFYALPQSPQLFKQLFMVAGMDRYYQIVRCFRDEDLRADRQPEFTQIDLELSFVDQAQVMDLAERMIRQVFKESLDIDLPDPFPRLTYDQAMGAYGVDKPDIRFELLLHDVTDIVHGSQFKLFASAKLVKALVLPGGSTLSRNDIDQLTEFVKIYGAQGLAWIKIKADEWQSPIAKFLSPEERAGLTAALGLKEGDIVFFQAASPDVVNAALGNLRLELAQRFNLVDEASFQPVWITDFPLLEHDPDAQRWVARHHPFTSPQDGHEGLLVDRPGEALAKAYDLCLNGYEIGGGSVRIHSATLQERMFAALGINEEEARGQFGFLLKALEFGAPPHAGIAFGLDRLVMLMTRSASIRDVIAFPKTQKASCLMTQAPSPVSNVQLRELGLKAREAVK is encoded by the coding sequence ATGACCGAAACCACACCACAGCGCGAATGCGAGGCCCTGGGCGATTGGCGACGCAGCCATCATTGCTCTCAACTGCGGATTGACGACACGGATCGGGAGGTCTGCCTGATGGGCTGGGTCCAGTTTCGCCGGGACCACGGCGGGCTGATCTTCATCGACCTGCGCGACCTGCACGGACGGACCCAGGTTGTATTCAATCCGGAGATCAACGCCGAGGCCCATGCCCGGGCCCACGTGCTGCGCTCCGAGTACGTTCTGGCCATTCAGGGCGTGGTTCGCGCCCGGCCCGAAGGCATGCGCAACCCAGGCCTGCCCACCGGGGACGTGGAAGTGGAGGTTCGTTCCTGGAAGCTGCTCAACAGCGCCAAGACCCCGCCCTTTCCCATTGAGGACCGGGTGGAGGTCACCGAGTCCACCCGCCTGGAGTACCGCTATCTGGATCTGCGCCGTCCCCAGTGCACCCGTAATCTGATTCTGCGGCACAAGGCCACCCAGGCCTTCCGGAGTTTTCTGAACCAGGAAGGCTTCCTGGAACTGGAAACCCCGATCCTGACCAAGAGCACCCCCGAGGGCGCGCGGGACTTCCTGGTCCCCAGCCGCATGAATCCGGGCTCGTTCTACGCCCTGCCCCAGTCGCCGCAGCTCTTCAAGCAGTTGTTCATGGTCGCGGGCATGGACCGCTACTATCAGATTGTACGCTGTTTCCGCGACGAGGACCTGCGGGCCGACCGCCAGCCGGAGTTCACCCAGATCGACCTGGAGCTGTCCTTCGTGGATCAGGCCCAGGTCATGGATCTGGCCGAGCGGATGATTCGCCAGGTGTTCAAAGAGTCCCTGGACATCGACCTGCCCGACCCGTTTCCCCGCCTGACCTACGACCAAGCCATGGGCGCCTACGGGGTGGACAAGCCGGACATCCGCTTCGAACTGCTGCTGCACGACGTCACGGACATCGTCCACGGTTCCCAGTTCAAGCTGTTCGCCTCGGCCAAGCTGGTCAAGGCCCTGGTCCTGCCCGGAGGATCGACCCTGTCCCGCAACGACATCGACCAGTTGACGGAATTCGTGAAGATTTACGGGGCCCAGGGTCTGGCCTGGATCAAGATCAAGGCCGACGAGTGGCAGTCGCCCATCGCCAAGTTCCTCTCTCCCGAAGAACGAGCCGGGCTGACCGCGGCCCTGGGGCTGAAGGAAGGCGACATCGTCTTTTTCCAGGCCGCCTCCCCGGATGTGGTCAACGCGGCTTTGGGCAACCTGCGCCTGGAACTGGCCCAGCGGTTCAACCTGGTGGACGAAGCCAGCTTCCAGCCGGTCTGGATCACGGACTTTCCGCTTCTGGAGCACGACCCGGACGCCCAACGCTGGGTGGCCCGGCACCATCCCTTCACCAGCCCCCAGGACGGCCATGAAGGGCTCCTGGTTGATCGGCCCGGCGAGGCCCTGGCCAAGGCCTACGACCTGTGCCTGAACGGCTACGAGATCGGCGGCGGATCGGTGCGCATCCATTCCGCGACCCTACAGGAACGGATGTTCGCGGCTTTGGGAATCAACGAAGAAGAGGCCCGTGGGCAGTTCGGCTTTCTCCTCAAGGCCCTGGAATTCGGCGCCCCGCCCCATGCCGGGATCGCCTTTGGCCTGGATCGACTGGTGATGCTGATGACCAGATCGGCCTCCATCCGGGACGTGATCGCCTTCCCCAAAACCCAGAAGGCCTCGTGCCTGATGACCCAGGCTCCTTCGCCCGTCTCCAACGTCCAGTTGCGCGAGTTGGGATTGAAGGCCAGGGAAGCGGTAAAGTAG
- a CDS encoding Hsp20/alpha crystallin family protein: MVIDTSPFYGGMDNFDRVFNELWGPLNISQRRVAYPPLNISEDADALYVRCEIPGVSVEDIDLTFTDSTLVIKGERKIEKGKYFRQERPTGNFQRVVNINAPVDVDKVKAVAKNGLLEIRLPKSEDTKPRKISIDIMN; this comes from the coding sequence ATGGTTATCGACACGAGTCCCTTCTACGGCGGCATGGACAATTTCGACAGGGTCTTCAACGAGCTGTGGGGCCCTCTGAACATCAGTCAACGCAGGGTCGCCTACCCTCCGCTGAACATCAGCGAGGACGCGGACGCTCTGTATGTACGCTGCGAAATTCCCGGGGTCAGCGTGGAGGACATCGACCTGACCTTTACGGATTCGACCCTGGTGATCAAGGGCGAGCGGAAGATCGAAAAAGGCAAGTACTTCCGTCAGGAACGCCCCACGGGAAATTTTCAGCGGGTGGTGAACATCAACGCCCCTGTGGACGTGGACAAGGTCAAGGCCGTGGCCAAGAACGGTCTGTTGGAAATCCGGCTGCCCAAGTCCGAGGACACCAAGCCCCGTAAGATTTCCATCGACATCATGAATTAG